The following are encoded in a window of Paenibacillus polymyxa genomic DNA:
- the lepA gene encoding translation elongation factor 4: protein MTDILARQRKIRNFSIIAHIDHGKSTLADRILEYTGALTSREMQEQVLDQMELERERGITIKLQAVRLTYKADDGEEYILNLIDTPGHVDFTYEVSRSLAACEGALLVVDAAQGIEAQTLANVYLALDNNLEILPVLNKIDLPSADPERVKQEIEDVIGLDTSETVHASAKAGIGIKEILEQVVRSVPAPQGNPDNPLKALIFDSHYDPYKGVIVYVRVVDGSIRAGSKIKMMATDKTFDVIEVGAFMPRMNIVDELNIGDVGFIVAGIKHVGDTRVGDTVTDAKNPTLEPMPGYRKINPMVYCGLYPIETSEYNDLREALEKLQLNDASLSFEPETSSALGFGFRCGFLGLLHMDVIQERIEREFNIPLITTAPSVIYRIKLTNGETIQIDNPSNYPEIGRIEHVEEPYVKAGIIVPNDYVGTVMELCQTKRGEYVNMEYLDTTRVTITYQIPLSEIVYDFFDQLKSSTKGYASFDYEISGYRQSNLVKMDILLNGEQVDALSFIVHRDRAYHRGRIICEKLRELIPRQMFEVPIQASVGTKVVARETVKAMRKNVLAKCYGGDISRKRKLLEKQKEGKKRMKQVGNVEVPQEAFMAVLKIDE from the coding sequence ATGACTGACATTTTGGCAAGACAACGTAAAATTCGGAACTTTAGTATCATTGCACATATAGACCATGGTAAATCAACGCTGGCTGACCGGATTTTAGAATATACCGGTGCACTCACTTCTCGTGAAATGCAGGAACAAGTGCTTGACCAGATGGAGTTGGAACGGGAGCGCGGAATTACGATCAAGCTCCAGGCAGTGAGACTCACTTATAAGGCCGATGACGGCGAAGAGTACATTTTGAATTTGATTGATACACCGGGACACGTCGATTTTACGTATGAGGTATCCCGTAGTTTGGCAGCCTGTGAAGGTGCTTTGCTGGTAGTAGACGCCGCGCAGGGAATCGAGGCACAGACGTTGGCTAACGTATATTTGGCGTTGGATAACAATCTGGAGATTTTGCCGGTGCTTAACAAGATTGATTTGCCAAGTGCTGATCCTGAGCGGGTAAAACAGGAAATCGAGGATGTTATCGGCTTGGATACAAGCGAGACCGTACATGCTTCAGCCAAAGCTGGAATCGGTATCAAGGAAATTTTGGAGCAGGTGGTCAGAAGTGTACCTGCTCCGCAAGGTAATCCGGATAATCCGCTCAAGGCACTCATTTTCGATTCGCACTATGATCCTTATAAAGGCGTTATCGTATATGTTCGCGTCGTGGATGGTAGTATCCGAGCCGGTTCGAAAATTAAAATGATGGCGACTGACAAAACGTTTGATGTTATTGAAGTTGGTGCTTTTATGCCGCGTATGAACATCGTGGACGAGCTGAATATCGGTGATGTTGGCTTTATCGTTGCCGGAATTAAGCATGTAGGCGATACGCGTGTCGGGGATACCGTGACAGATGCAAAAAATCCAACATTAGAACCGATGCCAGGTTATCGCAAAATAAATCCGATGGTTTATTGCGGTCTGTATCCAATCGAAACATCGGAGTATAACGATCTGCGTGAGGCGCTTGAAAAGCTACAGTTGAACGATGCTTCGCTCAGTTTTGAGCCGGAAACATCAAGCGCGTTGGGCTTTGGCTTCCGTTGCGGATTCCTTGGTCTGCTTCATATGGACGTTATCCAGGAGCGGATTGAACGTGAATTTAACATTCCGCTGATTACAACAGCACCAAGCGTTATTTACCGCATAAAGTTGACGAATGGGGAAACGATCCAGATCGACAACCCATCGAATTATCCGGAAATCGGACGGATTGAACATGTGGAAGAGCCTTATGTTAAAGCAGGTATTATCGTCCCTAATGATTACGTAGGTACGGTGATGGAGCTTTGTCAAACCAAGCGTGGGGAATACGTAAATATGGAATACCTGGATACGACACGGGTAACCATTACGTATCAAATTCCGCTGTCTGAAATCGTATATGATTTCTTCGATCAGCTTAAATCAAGTACCAAAGGCTATGCTTCCTTTGATTATGAGATTTCAGGCTATCGCCAGTCCAACCTGGTGAAAATGGATATTTTGTTGAATGGCGAGCAGGTCGATGCGCTGTCGTTCATCGTGCATAGAGATCGGGCTTATCATCGCGGACGTATTATCTGTGAGAAGCTGCGCGAGCTCATCCCGCGTCAAATGTTCGAGGTGCCGATCCAGGCATCTGTGGGAACAAAGGTTGTGGCGCGTGAAACCGTTAAGGCGATGCGTAAAAACGTCTTGGCCAAATGCTACGGCGGCGATATTTCTC
- a CDS encoding stage II sporulation protein P — translation MKKIQTWNVGRWRRKGIEILAMGHTLVLLIMGSALLFVVLGLGGLAENRLQTSPVSSMKGLAGSVSSGFFADMLGMEVPHLAQKKQQSSLSGEQWSPFVFQMLTGINPQDPKSLISREIPGMSAGAPVLLRKGSGNTKVEGPTDYQPDQGTTDAPGGSDTSENPPTTTPDIPTTPETDPVREDHPGDTAKGDKRILIYHSHPREAYNPLLSKTSSNPNSGSKSANVSRVGDFVKKRLEKQGISTLHVNKDYATTVQNYNWNYSYKYSRETVKEALAGNKGLTYLLDIHRDSQRHGKTTATINGLSYAKVYFIIGHDNKNWRENEAFAARIHEKLEKSYHGVSRGVWGKDGGKGNNGEYNQSLSSHSILIEIGGIDNTEEELKRTSDVLADMIGEVYWEDQKAQKAGTNVSDTKKSNSGN, via the coding sequence ATGAAAAAAATTCAGACCTGGAACGTCGGAAGATGGAGAAGAAAAGGTATCGAAATTTTGGCGATGGGACATACGCTTGTGCTGCTGATCATGGGCTCGGCGCTTTTATTTGTCGTTTTGGGGCTAGGGGGATTGGCAGAAAATCGTCTACAAACCTCTCCTGTTTCTTCCATGAAAGGATTGGCAGGTTCGGTGTCTAGTGGTTTTTTTGCGGATATGCTAGGTATGGAAGTACCTCACTTGGCACAAAAGAAGCAACAATCTTCGTTGTCGGGTGAACAATGGTCGCCTTTTGTTTTTCAGATGCTTACAGGTATTAATCCGCAGGACCCTAAAAGTCTCATTTCTCGTGAGATTCCTGGTATGTCTGCAGGAGCACCTGTCTTGCTGCGCAAGGGTTCGGGGAACACCAAGGTAGAGGGTCCTACGGATTATCAGCCCGATCAGGGGACGACGGATGCCCCTGGTGGCTCAGATACATCTGAGAATCCACCGACTACTACGCCGGATATTCCGACAACACCGGAAACAGACCCGGTACGTGAGGATCATCCAGGTGATACAGCCAAAGGGGACAAGCGTATATTAATCTACCATTCTCATCCCAGAGAAGCATATAACCCACTACTCAGCAAAACCAGTTCCAATCCTAATTCAGGTTCTAAATCAGCTAATGTGTCAAGGGTAGGGGACTTTGTAAAGAAGAGACTGGAAAAGCAAGGGATATCCACATTGCATGTAAACAAGGATTATGCCACTACCGTTCAAAATTACAATTGGAACTACTCTTATAAATATTCACGCGAAACAGTCAAGGAAGCTTTAGCTGGAAATAAAGGTTTAACTTATCTGCTTGATATCCATCGAGATTCACAACGTCACGGAAAAACAACAGCAACCATTAATGGGCTTTCATATGCCAAGGTATATTTTATTATCGGGCATGACAACAAAAATTGGCGCGAGAATGAAGCTTTTGCTGCTCGTATTCATGAAAAGTTGGAAAAATCGTATCACGGCGTATCACGTGGTGTATGGGGGAAAGATGGTGGCAAAGGCAATAACGGTGAGTACAATCAAAGCTTGTCTTCCCACAGTATTTTGATCGAAATCGGGGGTATTGACAACACCGAGGAGGAGTTAAAACGTACCTCGGACGTTTTGGCAGACATGATTGGTGAAGTGTATTGGGAAGATCAGAAAGCTCAGAAAGCGGGCACTAACGTATCGGATACAAAAAAGAGCAACAGCGGCAATTAA
- the gpr gene encoding GPR endopeptidase, which translates to MDLDLQKYAVRTDLALEARELAERDQPVPLAGISENVEEDNGIKITRLDVLNEEGANRIGRVQGHYVTLEVPGLREGDTGLQQRVAIAFAKEMEHFIQKIGISNTAKVLVVGLGNWNVTPDSLGPLVVENLMVTRQFFELTPDQINPGYRDVSAIAPGVLGITGIESSEIVQGIVDRTKPELIIAIDALASRSLERVNTTIQVADIGIHPGSGIGNKRRGITKDIMGVPCIAIGVPTVCYASTIVNNVIELMKTHFTKEKASTKAILGMLDDISEPERLGLVREVLQPLGHDLIVTPKEIDEFIEDIANIIATGLNAALHEAVDPGNVAAYTH; encoded by the coding sequence ATGGATCTGGATTTGCAGAAGTATGCGGTACGCACGGATTTGGCATTAGAGGCAAGAGAACTGGCCGAACGGGATCAGCCTGTACCTCTGGCGGGCATAAGTGAGAATGTGGAGGAAGATAACGGAATCAAAATCACACGGCTGGATGTACTGAATGAAGAAGGAGCCAACCGTATTGGGCGGGTACAAGGACATTACGTCACACTAGAAGTACCCGGCCTGCGTGAAGGCGACACGGGGCTCCAGCAACGTGTCGCTATTGCATTTGCAAAAGAAATGGAGCATTTTATACAAAAAATAGGAATCTCTAATACGGCAAAGGTACTGGTGGTAGGTCTGGGCAACTGGAACGTCACTCCCGATTCTCTGGGTCCGCTTGTCGTTGAAAATTTAATGGTGACTCGTCAATTTTTTGAACTGACACCTGATCAAATCAACCCGGGCTATCGAGATGTGAGCGCAATTGCACCGGGCGTCCTGGGTATTACGGGTATCGAGTCCAGTGAAATCGTTCAAGGCATCGTGGATCGCACAAAGCCAGAACTGATTATTGCCATTGACGCTCTGGCGTCACGTTCACTGGAGCGCGTCAACACGACCATTCAGGTGGCCGATATCGGGATACATCCAGGTTCAGGTATTGGCAACAAGCGGCGCGGTATTACCAAGGATATTATGGGCGTTCCGTGTATCGCTATCGGCGTACCAACGGTATGCTACGCTTCGACCATTGTCAATAACGTAATTGAACTGATGAAAACACATTTTACCAAAGAAAAGGCTTCTACAAAAGCAATCCTGGGGATGTTGGACGATATTTCAGAACCTGAGAGACTTGGGCTTGTGAGAGAGGTCCTACAACCGCTTGGGCATGATCTGATTGTGACTCCTAAAGAGATCGATGAATTTATTGAAGATATCGCGAACATTATTGCTACTGGATTGAACGCTGCTCTACACGAAGCTGTTGATCCTGGCAATGTCGCCGCCTATACGCATTAA
- the rpsT gene encoding 30S ribosomal protein S20, whose protein sequence is MPNIKSAIKRVKTSDKRRALNASQKSALRTAVKAADTALVGNEAETAAAAFKVASQKLDKAVTKGLIHKNAAARKKSRLAKKLNALTAQA, encoded by the coding sequence ATGCCAAACATCAAATCCGCTATCAAACGCGTTAAAACTAGCGACAAACGCCGTGCGTTGAACGCTTCCCAAAAATCTGCGCTTCGTACAGCAGTAAAAGCTGCCGATACAGCGTTGGTAGGTAACGAAGCTGAAACTGCTGCTGCTGCTTTCAAAGTAGCTTCCCAAAAGCTGGACAAGGCTGTAACTAAAGGTCTGATCCACAAAAATGCAGCTGCTCGCAAGAAATCCCGCTTGGCGAAAAAACTTAACGCTCTTACAGCTCAAGCGTAA
- the holA gene encoding DNA polymerase III subunit delta, with product MDVKTASKAIRKGDISPVYLLYGSEKYQMKQFVEMLKEKVVEEEHRDFAIIPYDLTETPIEVVVEEAETAPFLVPKKLIIVRDTSVFAAGKDSGKIEHRLETLLTYMDNPTDYSVIVFTVQAEKLDERKKIVKKLKSDASVIAFAPMGGDDLVAWIHKRAGEREVQLAAGAAESLIQFTGTGLQSLAAEIDKLCLYAGAQGTISSADIESLVPRNTEQNVFAMVEDLANLRLDKALSIFYELLKQKEEPIKIAALITRQFRIMLQVKELAGQSYSQQQIASQLSLHPYGVKVAGDQARRFRPEQLRQLLYELGELDYHMKTGVVDKVLGLELFLMKMGAGASI from the coding sequence ATGGATGTAAAAACAGCCTCTAAGGCTATTCGCAAAGGCGACATTTCGCCAGTGTATTTGCTATACGGCAGTGAAAAATATCAAATGAAGCAGTTTGTTGAGATGCTTAAAGAGAAAGTGGTGGAAGAGGAGCACCGTGACTTCGCCATCATTCCTTATGATTTAACCGAAACGCCCATTGAGGTGGTCGTGGAGGAGGCGGAAACAGCGCCTTTTCTGGTACCAAAGAAGCTGATTATTGTACGGGATACCAGTGTATTTGCAGCAGGCAAAGATAGCGGTAAGATAGAGCACCGGCTTGAGACGCTGTTGACTTATATGGATAACCCGACTGACTATAGCGTCATCGTTTTTACGGTTCAGGCTGAAAAGTTGGATGAACGGAAAAAGATTGTCAAAAAACTGAAAAGTGATGCTTCGGTTATTGCTTTTGCTCCAATGGGTGGAGATGATCTTGTGGCTTGGATTCATAAGCGTGCAGGAGAAAGAGAAGTGCAATTGGCTGCAGGAGCTGCTGAAAGCCTCATTCAATTCACAGGTACTGGGCTGCAATCCTTGGCTGCTGAGATAGACAAGCTCTGCTTGTACGCAGGAGCACAGGGAACCATCTCATCCGCTGATATAGAATCCCTGGTGCCTCGTAACACAGAGCAAAACGTATTTGCGATGGTTGAGGATCTGGCTAATTTGCGGCTGGATAAGGCACTCAGTATTTTCTATGAGTTGCTTAAGCAAAAAGAGGAACCGATCAAGATTGCCGCTTTGATCACGCGCCAGTTCCGTATTATGTTGCAGGTCAAAGAGCTGGCAGGCCAAAGCTATTCCCAGCAACAAATTGCGAGTCAGCTTAGTTTGCATCCTTATGGGGTGAAAGTTGCAGGAGACCAAGCGCGGAGGTTTCGCCCTGAGCAGCTGCGTCAGCTTCTCTACGAATTGGGCGAGCTGGATTATCATATGAAAACAGGTGTCGTTGACAAGGTACTGGGACTGGAACTATTTTTGATGAAAATGGGTGCGGGGGCTTCAATCTAA
- a CDS encoding anti-sigma factor — MKCGEEVMDWMQRYVDHELGEEETSQLMNHIATCPDCAEKFLILQTLSRELEELPAVSPAFSLVDSIMPQLDAIDRAREEQGSALQEMQPVTVEPGPVPRQRTQPTPWWNRMAGRAAMGVAAAAVVLGIVVFNFEPKTVQDAEGILTTQTPEVTNPQNQTGILPDTSNGSGGRDAAIGSDSTQQPSEQGQGTDASRPPADKEPDLSKQGATNADDEKNSSKRDAGKRDDQRAGEEDSTKSTPAEHSSRQEEGQGQLRTDRQMTKENPSAGDAPKSEDKQLSQEKSDQPTIASDEQLEPKMEKAPLAGTGTAQDGNNDSTSTNDSSSSLSQELKVQERIASNETSKDTTSKSITKDSGNALGTDSSNAASNDQQSSVSQDPVRKEGFVSNSLVSPDNDNASSYSAQSASTDQLNSPDGSYAVAIEGKKLKVYKLSDNGVDRTTLEVRTLKGAWVKGSWSEDSQTFMYETEQDGTASKYTYTVPRSTGK, encoded by the coding sequence ATGAAGTGTGGGGAAGAGGTGATGGATTGGATGCAGCGTTATGTGGATCATGAGCTGGGCGAAGAAGAGACGTCCCAATTAATGAACCATATTGCGACTTGCCCGGACTGTGCGGAAAAATTTCTTATTCTTCAGACACTCTCTCGCGAGCTGGAGGAATTGCCTGCGGTTTCCCCGGCGTTCAGCCTGGTGGATTCCATCATGCCTCAGCTTGATGCCATTGACCGCGCACGTGAAGAGCAGGGAAGTGCGCTTCAGGAAATGCAGCCTGTGACTGTAGAGCCTGGACCAGTGCCTAGACAGCGTACCCAGCCTACACCTTGGTGGAATCGAATGGCTGGGCGCGCTGCTATGGGCGTGGCTGCCGCTGCTGTTGTACTGGGGATTGTAGTATTTAACTTCGAGCCTAAAACAGTGCAGGATGCGGAAGGCATACTTACAACCCAGACGCCCGAAGTGACGAATCCGCAGAATCAGACGGGAATTCTTCCAGATACATCCAATGGCAGTGGAGGCCGTGATGCAGCCATTGGTTCGGATTCTACACAGCAGCCGTCAGAGCAGGGGCAAGGAACGGATGCATCTCGGCCACCTGCGGATAAAGAACCTGACCTGAGCAAACAAGGTGCAACCAATGCAGACGATGAAAAGAACTCTTCCAAACGGGATGCTGGGAAACGTGACGATCAGCGAGCTGGGGAGGAAGATTCGACGAAGTCTACACCAGCTGAACATTCTTCTCGTCAGGAGGAAGGGCAGGGACAGCTACGTACGGATCGTCAGATGACAAAGGAAAATCCGTCTGCTGGAGATGCTCCTAAATCTGAGGACAAACAGTTAAGTCAGGAAAAATCTGATCAACCTACGATTGCATCTGATGAACAGTTAGAACCGAAAATGGAAAAAGCGCCCCTAGCGGGTACGGGTACGGCTCAGGACGGTAATAACGATAGCACAAGTACGAATGATTCATCTTCGTCGCTTAGTCAGGAATTGAAGGTGCAGGAGCGGATTGCGTCAAACGAAACGTCGAAAGACACGACTTCCAAAAGCATCACTAAGGATTCGGGGAATGCCTTGGGAACGGATAGCAGCAATGCAGCTTCTAATGATCAGCAATCATCCGTGTCACAAGACCCGGTTCGTAAAGAAGGCTTTGTATCTAATTCACTGGTCTCTCCAGACAACGATAATGCTTCCAGCTATAGTGCCCAATCCGCATCTACAGATCAGCTCAACTCGCCTGATGGTAGCTATGCGGTGGCTATTGAGGGCAAAAAGCTGAAAGTGTATAAGCTTTCCGATAACGGTGTAGACCGAACAACCCTGGAAGTCCGTACTTTAAAAGGTGCCTGGGTCAAAGGAAGCTGGTCAGAAGACAGCCAGACCTTTATGTATGAGACGGAGCAGGATGGGACAGCAAGTAAATATACGTACACCGTCCCGCGCAGCACTGGAAAATAG
- a CDS encoding RNA polymerase sigma factor, which translates to MVEQGLIRAAQSGDRDALITLLREIEQHVYRTAYYILNNEQDAMDASQEALIRIYSKINSYEEKAQFKTWVQRIVTNICIDKFRRTKPSVSIDEHDMIFNDPQNVEVEVLTSYMAQDVREAIQQLPEHHRTVIVLRYLQDFSYNEIADSLDLPLNTVKSYLYRARQQLQGLLQEYQKGGVSG; encoded by the coding sequence GTGGTAGAGCAGGGACTCATTCGAGCCGCTCAATCGGGCGATCGCGACGCTCTCATTACCCTATTAAGAGAGATAGAACAGCATGTGTACCGTACGGCATATTACATTCTAAACAATGAGCAGGACGCCATGGATGCTTCACAAGAAGCCCTCATACGGATCTATTCCAAAATTAACTCTTATGAGGAAAAAGCGCAGTTTAAAACCTGGGTCCAACGCATTGTAACGAATATATGCATCGACAAATTCAGAAGAACGAAACCCTCGGTTTCCATTGACGAGCACGACATGATATTCAACGATCCCCAAAACGTGGAGGTCGAGGTGTTGACCTCTTACATGGCACAGGATGTTCGTGAGGCTATACAACAGCTTCCGGAACACCACCGGACGGTAATTGTCTTAAGATATTTGCAGGATTTCTCCTATAACGAGATTGCAGATTCTCTGGATTTGCCGCTAAATACGGTCAAGTCATACTTATATCGTGCAAGACAGCAATTGCAAGGGCTACTTCAGGAATATCAGAAAGGTGGTGTATCAGGATGA